The sequence TGATCATAATGTCGATGAAATTGCAGAAGTTGTTGATATATTATATGTATTACACAAAGGTAATGTAATAGCATACGGAGAACCTGAAGCAGTATTAAAAGATATCAATGTTATCGAGAATTATTTAGGATGGTGAAATATGAATATTGGCGTTATAGGATATTCTGGTAATCCAGATGAAAAACCAATAAACGATTTAAAAAATATAATTACTCAAATTGCAACTATTATCACAAAAAATAATTGGGTATTATTTAGTGGCGGAAGAAACGGTGTAATGGAATTAATTTCCAAAGAAACAAAAAAATTAGGCGGAAAAACTGTTGGAATATTACCTTGGGAAATAGAGGGGAATAAATATTTAGATATTTCCATAAAAACTGGTTTAGATTTTTCTATGCGATCTTATGTTTTAGTAAAAAGTGTTGATGTTGTAATAAGTGTTGGTGGAGAAATAGGTACAGGAATTGAAATCTTAGGAGCATACGCTAATGAAAAGCCAGTGATATTAATCAAAGGAACTGGTGGTTGGACAGATAGAATACAAAATATTTTAATTGATGGAAAATATTTAGATAATAGAAGATTAGTTGAATTATATATAATAGAAAATATAGATGATCTAGAAACAATATTAAAAAAAATAGAAAACAACTTAAAAAAATAATGGAGGATTAAAATGGTTAGAGTAAGATTTGCACCAAGTCCAACAGGAAGCATGCATGTTGGAGGAGTTAGAACTGCATTATTTAATTGGTTATTTGCAAAAAAAAATAATGGAAAATTTATTCTTAGAATAGAAGATACTGATATAGAAAGATCTTCAATTGAATCTGAAAATGAAATAATAAATTCCTTAAAATGGTGTAATTTAGATTGGGATGAAGGGCCTGATATTGGTGGTGATTTTGGACCATATAGACAAAGTGAAAGATTAGAAATTTATTTAAAATACATTAATTACTTAATTGAAAATAATATGGCATATTATGCTGTTTATGATAATGAAAATAATGAAATTTATAAATCTAATAAATTCCCCAAAAATGCTCAAGGAAGCATAGTTGTAAAATTTAAGGTTAATAAAGAAGGGGTTACTTCTTTTAAAGATTTAATTAAAGGAGAAATATCTTTTAGAAATGATTTATTAGATGATTTTATTATATTAAGATCTAATGGTATACCTGTATATAATTTTACTGTTGTAATTGATGATTATTTAATGAATATAACTCATGTTATAAGAGGGGAAGATCATATTTCAAATACCCAGAAACAAATAATGTTATATAATGCTTTTGGATGGAAAACTCCCGAATTCATGCATATTCCATTAATACTGGGAAGCGATAGAAAACCTTTAAGTAAAAGACATGGGGGAACTTCTGTAGATTATTTTAAAAACGAAGGATTTTTCAGTTATGCATTGATGAATTATTTAGCCTTATTAGGTTGGACAATTGAAGATGAAATTTTTAATTTTAAAGATAAGATAAAAGATTTTGATCCAAACAAATTATCTAAAAAAGCTGTAATTTTTGATTATGAAAAACTAGAATGGATATGTGGAAAACATATGAGAAATATAGATATAAATGATTTATATGTTGAATTTAAAAATTGGATAAATGATAATAAACTTAAAAATATATTAGAAAGTAATGAACAGTATTCATTAGACGTATTATCTATATGTAGAGAGAAAATAAATACTTTAAAACAATTAAAAGATTTTTCATATAATTTTTTTATTGAAGACTATGATTATGAAGAAATTTTTATTGAAAAATACTTAAAAAAAGATTGGGCAAAAGATTTATTGTCAATAGCAGTAAAAAAATTTGAAGAATTAGAAATTTATAATATTGATAATGTTGAAAAAACCTTAAGAGAAATTTCAGAATTAAAAATCACATCTAAAAAAAATACATTTCAAGCTATTCGAGGGGCAGTTTTAGGAAAATTAGTTACCCCTGGATTATTTGAATCTATTGTAGTTTTGGGAAAAGAAAGAGTTGTATCACGTTTAAAAAAAACAGAGGTGTTTATAAATGAAATTAAAAGGTAAAAATATTACATTAGGTGTTAGTAGTGGGATTGCAATTTATAAAGCTGTGGATTTGGTATCTAAATTAAGAAAATTAGGTGTAAATTTAAGTATTATATTAACAGAGGATTCAAAGAAAATGATTTCTCCCACAGTTTTTTCCGCAGTTGGCAATTGTACTGTATATACAGATTATTTTGAAGTTACAGATGGGTGGATCCCACATACACAATTATCTATGGAATCAGATGCATTAATTATTGCCCCAGCAACAGCTAACATTATTGCTAAGATTGCTAATGGTATTTCTGATGATTTATTATCATTAACTGCTTTAGCTTTTAGAAAAGACGCAAAAATTATAGTGCCAACAATGAATACCCGAATGTATGAATCTCCCGCATTACAAAGAAATTTAGATATATTAAAAAAAGATGGATGGATTATAGTAGAACCAGAAACCGGTCATTTAGCTTGTGGTGAAATAGGTAAAGGAAGATATCCAGATAATGAAATGATAATTGAATTCTTAGAATACTCTTTATCTAAAAAAGATTTTAAAGGAAAAAATATATTGATTACAGCTGGCCCTACCCAGGAGCCTATAGATCCTGTTAGGAATATTACCAATAAGTCTAGTGGGAAAATGGGATATGAATTAGCAAGAGAATTTTCAAATAGGGGGGCAAATGTAACTCTTATTTCTGGTCCTACTAACATTAAACCTCCGTACATTTTAAATGAATTTATTAAAGTAAAAACAGCTTTAGAAATGAATGATGAAGTAATAAAAAGATTTAATAATTCTGATATTATTGTTATGTCTGCCGCAATATCTGATTATAGGGTAAAAAATTACTCTGATATTAAAATAAAAAAAGACAAAGAAAATTTGATATTAGAATTAGAAAAAAACCCTGATATATTAAAAGAAATAGGTAAAATTAAGAATGAAAATCAAATATTAGTTGGATTCGCTGCTGAAACAAATAATTTAATTGATTACGCAAAGAAAAAATTAGTAGAGAAAAATTGTGATATTATAGTTGCCAATGATGTTTCAAAAAAAGATATAGGTTTTGACTCTAATTTAAATGAAGTTTATATTATAAATAAATTGGGAGATGTTACCCATGTTGAAAAAAATACTAAAAAATTTATTTCTATTAATATTATTAATTATATTTCAGAATATATTAATAGCAAAAAATAACATATCTTTTATTAAATTCGATAATAGCATTATTCATTTAAGATATATAACAAATGAAAGAATAATTAATCCTAAAGTTTTTTTGATAAATAATGGATTTAGAATTAGGCCATTTTTTTCCTTTAGCCCAACTTATTTAGATATAAAAATAAATATTAATGATTTTAGTAAAATGGATATTTTAGATTTAAAATTAGAATATGATACATTTAACGGATTAAAAACTGTTGAATTTGAGAAATTTATAGATATAAAGGAATTTTATGATGAAATAAAATTAGAAGTTTCAACTATTGAAACTTTAGATGGATGGAAAGGTGTTTTAGTAAATAATTCCAATGGCCAATTTAAAATTAATTCAGTATGTATTGACGGAAAAATAAAGTTATATAAAAATGAATCAAATATTTTTTATTTACCTGAAAATATTGATGATGGTTTTCATGAAATTATTGTTTTTTATTATAATAAATATAACATCGAGAGGGAAAAAAGGATTAAATTTTATAAAAAAGACTGGTTTTTTGGATCATCTAATTTAAAAGGAGCATCATATAAAGTTCAATTTATTGATAATTATTTGGTTAAAAAAGGTGATTCAATTTATAAAATCGCTAGAAAATATAATGTAAAACCAGGCGAAATTATATTGTATAATAATATTGAAGATCCTAAAACAATTTACCCTGGACAATTACTAAAAATTGGAAAATTAAAATTTGGAGAAAGTCCTTTAATAATTACTGTTGATTTAGATAAATCTATTTTAAATTTATATTATTTAGGAAAAAAAGTATTATCTTATCCAGCAGCTGTAGGAAGAAGCGATGCTACTCCACCTGGTTATTATAGAATTATGTATAAAGAAAAAGAACCTGCTTTG comes from Marinitoga sp. 38H-ov and encodes:
- a CDS encoding TIGR00725 family protein — protein: MNIGVIGYSGNPDEKPINDLKNIITQIATIITKNNWVLFSGGRNGVMELISKETKKLGGKTVGILPWEIEGNKYLDISIKTGLDFSMRSYVLVKSVDVVISVGGEIGTGIEILGAYANEKPVILIKGTGGWTDRIQNILIDGKYLDNRRLVELYIIENIDDLETILKKIENNLKK
- the gltX gene encoding glutamate--tRNA ligase, translating into MVRVRFAPSPTGSMHVGGVRTALFNWLFAKKNNGKFILRIEDTDIERSSIESENEIINSLKWCNLDWDEGPDIGGDFGPYRQSERLEIYLKYINYLIENNMAYYAVYDNENNEIYKSNKFPKNAQGSIVVKFKVNKEGVTSFKDLIKGEISFRNDLLDDFIILRSNGIPVYNFTVVIDDYLMNITHVIRGEDHISNTQKQIMLYNAFGWKTPEFMHIPLILGSDRKPLSKRHGGTSVDYFKNEGFFSYALMNYLALLGWTIEDEIFNFKDKIKDFDPNKLSKKAVIFDYEKLEWICGKHMRNIDINDLYVEFKNWINDNKLKNILESNEQYSLDVLSICREKINTLKQLKDFSYNFFIEDYDYEEIFIEKYLKKDWAKDLLSIAVKKFEELEIYNIDNVEKTLREISELKITSKKNTFQAIRGAVLGKLVTPGLFESIVVLGKERVVSRLKKTEVFINEIKR
- the coaBC gene encoding bifunctional phosphopantothenoylcysteine decarboxylase/phosphopantothenate--cysteine ligase CoaBC, translating into MKLKGKNITLGVSSGIAIYKAVDLVSKLRKLGVNLSIILTEDSKKMISPTVFSAVGNCTVYTDYFEVTDGWIPHTQLSMESDALIIAPATANIIAKIANGISDDLLSLTALAFRKDAKIIVPTMNTRMYESPALQRNLDILKKDGWIIVEPETGHLACGEIGKGRYPDNEMIIEFLEYSLSKKDFKGKNILITAGPTQEPIDPVRNITNKSSGKMGYELAREFSNRGANVTLISGPTNIKPPYILNEFIKVKTALEMNDEVIKRFNNSDIIVMSAAISDYRVKNYSDIKIKKDKENLILELEKNPDILKEIGKIKNENQILVGFAAETNNLIDYAKKKLVEKNCDIIVANDVSKKDIGFDSNLNEVYIINKLGDVTHVEKNTKKFISINIINYISEYINSKK
- a CDS encoding L,D-transpeptidase family protein, producing the protein MLKKILKNLFLLILLIIFQNILIAKNNISFIKFDNSIIHLRYITNERIINPKVFLINNGFRIRPFFSFSPTYLDIKININDFSKMDILDLKLEYDTFNGLKTVEFEKFIDIKEFYDEIKLEVSTIETLDGWKGVLVNNSNGQFKINSVCIDGKIKLYKNESNIFYLPENIDDGFHEIIVFYYNKYNIEREKRIKFYKKDWFFGSSNLKGASYKVQFIDNYLVKKGDSIYKIARKYNVKPGEIILYNNIEDPKTIYPGQLLKIGKLKFGESPLIITVDLDKSILNLYYLGKKVLSYPAAVGRSDATPPGYYRIMYKEKEPALYWYGEYIKPGSIINGVGSRWLQLSEEQYGIHGTTKPWEIGKRISHGCIRLFNQNVEILDFLTGIGTEVYAIKR